The Camelina sativa cultivar DH55 chromosome 18, Cs, whole genome shotgun sequence DNA window TTCGTTTTCCgttggtaacaaaaaaaaatccactctttgtttttttcttacgttttgttgtgatttgttaaaatttgggTTACGgtaagaaatcaaatttaacatatttGATCTGCAAAATATGTGTGTAATACAAGAACtgcgaaaaaacaaaaaggagccCAAATCAAGAAAAGGCCAATAACTAATGGAACCCTAAACGCCcaaaatgtttatttgtttgggCCATGCATAATTTGGAGAtgtcataacttttttttttttttgtagtagtaCATCATGGTTTATGTTGAAGCTAAGAAGAAGTAAAGAGTATTGCAAGGAATTTACTATCATTCATCAATTTTATGATCATGTTGACCTCTTTTGGCCATGGCCTAATTTAGGTTGGCACAAAATCGAACTGATGATCCGTAAACATCATTCTCCATCGATCCAATATCTTGCAAAAAAATCTTTGATGATGCATATTCTTGGTTGATCATAGTCCACATTTTTATGAATCAATTCACACACATTGGAAAGCCCATAAGTTATTTTGTTACGGCTTTAAAGTGCGGGGATGTTGCGTTGAATATGACAGCGCGTAACGGCAATTCAGAAATCAAACACCCAAatcttgtattattattattcaacaaaaacatcatttCGCTACACAGATGATTATTagaaaactcttcttctttgaccaaaaaaaattccaatttcTAATTAGGCattttctataaaaacaaaCTTAGGATAATGATTACCGATTGTCTACTTCACTGCAAATCTGGGAACCACAAGAGGTTTAACTTCTCTAATCCAAAAATAGACCCaacaacatataatatttaaatcttttcaGATAATTAAATATCAACTCCAGTATTTTGGATAAAGTATatcaaaattagtgattaatttatgaatttGCTAATCATTACTAATGGAGTATAGATAAGCTTTCATTAATCAAACATATTCAACACTTTTCTTCCTTGACAAGTTCGTTCATTCTTCCGTACACGAGTGAAGAAACAAATAACACTTTTATATACCACAGTTTTGTTACAAGTACAATCTTAAATCAAAACGTAACCATCGACCACGAAATGCTATATCaagcttattatataaaacaaatgatTATTAGTTAACAAATtcataaactaaaaacaaaccaCACATTTGTGCTTTTATTCTTAATTGATCGCAGAGCAAACCCTACGAATCTCCCCATCTGATCCAGTCTTAACTTCTATGAGACTCATCTTGACCATCGACTTCCCGAACTCGGTTCCGAACCTCAAGGATGGTCGGCGTAAGCCTAATAACCTTTCAATGATGACTCGGGTCTCGGTGTCCTTCCATAGAACTAGATCAGATTGGAGAACCACGCGACTTGACCTCACGTTTCTAAGGAACGATGTGTCAAACCTGTCAACACTTCCAGCGTCTAACTCGACTCGGGTGCCTCCATTTTGAGGGCATCGAGCCTGAATCAGCGGCACAAAACTCGGGTCGATTGATGGGTCGGGTTGTCCTGTCCCGTTGAAGTTAAAGAACCTGCCCCTTACTAGACCGCAGCCAGCAGTTCCTATTGTGTGTCCCCCTGGTCATAACCAAAACTCACTAAGTTAGCTAGTAGGATATAAATATACGAACTAACGGCTAATTATTTTTCTGAATATATAATTCTAAAGTGTTACATTTAAACCATATGCAATAACAACGTACCAACAAGAGTTACGAGGTCTAATGTGTTGAGAGTTTTAGCAGCGAAGTCTTGCTTCTGCTTAGAGACGGGGTCGCTTGGTCCAGGCAAGTTCACGTCTGAGGCTTGCGAGATTCGGCCGTCGAGACGCCCCAATGGCACTTTCCAGCTTTGCCCACCGCTCTGCATAAACCAATATGAAATGACCGTTAAACACGGCACCATACGTATGATATATGAAATCTATAAGAAAccgaaagtattatatataccaAAACGACGGCGTCTCGGGTAGCAAGGGTGAGAATATCAGCACAAGAAACGGTTCGAGGACAAGCAAGCTCAAGCCGAGTCTTAGCCTCTTCAATAACTTCGAATCCTCTCAATGAACGGTTGGGACCTGCGGTTCTCTCCGAGGTGTTACCAGCGAGGAGAATCGAGCCATCACAGCCACGGACAAAACAATCGTGAAAATGCATTCGTAAAAGTCCAGGTGCATTAGCCGGGTTCGACCGGACATGAGACTGAACCACCGATCTCACGATAGACTCTACGTTTCGGCATCTATTCCCGTAAAACCCAACTCGCGGTCTTCGACCACCACCGCGGTTTGAGACACGGTTCCCTTGGGCGGTTACAGCTGCAACCAACACTAAAAACGTTACTAGAACGGATAGCAAATTGTAACCACGAcccatttttcttttcagtAAATAAGAAACTCTTTGTGCTTTATAGAAGTTGCTATTTGTTGTGTCTTTTGATGTTGGTGTTAAAGGGTTTGTATATTTAGGCAAAAAAGTCGTAGGAATAACAATTGTATCGAGCAACTTCGGCACACGACGCAGAATTATgggaattttcaattttataagtTGATTTAGTaatcattaatataataattagttTGCATATATAATGGTGTATAATAGTCGGTCCATTGAACATCTattatacacattttttttttccttttgagcGAAGCTATCTTGGTTTTAAGTTGTAGATGATTGGTAAGAGAATCAAAGTTTGTTCAAGTCGTACCTATACGGTGAATGGTATTAACGAAAagcatcttaatttttttggagAACAAATCACTTAGTGCTTTTTGAACATTTAGCTAAACTGGCAAACTTTGTACTTGATTAATGGCTTTTACAATACTTGAAGGAAAAATGATCAAATCTTTTCAAGAAAAACTAAACGCTAATTGTTTATGATGAAATAATTATCAATTGGCTTAAAAAGGAAATTCTCCGATACAAGTTGATACCACAATATATAGTGATGTGTGTTCTATATATTAGGGTCAAATATTGCTTCATAGATTAACTCGATGAATTGCGTGGCGATAATATAGTTTACAAAGTTTTGGTCAGAACGTTTTGTGGTTAGGGATAATGAAAATCAGAAAATGTAACGGGCATAGTTGACTTTTTCTATTATCAAATCGTCTATTATATATAATGGTATATTTGTTTCTCTATTCTTTTGGATTAGCTGGTAAAATATTCATtcgatgaaaaaaaataaaaatttttaaagtatTCACCGCCATAGAATCTTTTAGGTTTGAACCGTTGGACAATAGTAGGTTTGTGCATGCATGGGGAAGATACAATACAAATATAGATGCTGATGGCTATAGTTAGTTAATTAATCACTTACCTAAACTGAAGTAATTAACGAGTAACAAGTAATAACATAAGTacatgatattatatatatatattttttttggacaaagtacataatattatatatgtactcGCAGCTGGCATGCATATGTGTAATTTCTGATGACGAAACCACGTGTGTAGCCGTTAAATCACAACTTGTATGCACTTAATCACAGCTTGAAGTGGTAGGTCTTTTGGttgtatatttattttcgtCGTCAGACaagataaaacatttgaaaGAGCTTGAAATAATCGaagttataaaaatatcattttttttatgtacgTATGTATGCAGTTTGCAAAGTTTTCCAGATTTGTGAATCGTTAATAACTTATTTATAGACTAACATGCACGACACATACATACGTATATATtcatgttttaatataaattttacatttacaGATGATATTTTGTAGTCGCGTTTATGAATCTACATGTTGATGTTATGAATGTGATTAAAAAATCGACTATATATACGATTATGCATATATACTTTGTCAAAGGAAATCAAATGGGGGAGCAAGATAATGATGTTTAATGATTATATAGACTTGGTCAATAAACTATTTAACTGACCACAAAATATTGGTAGGAATAGTATgtaccaaaaaatattttagtgagatttattttagttgattttaaattattttaaaatcataaaagtcAAGTAGAGAATTATTCTTCTATATCCTTTTATGAAATGAATTCGACCAAAAATTGTATACAATGAACTTAAAAATTTGCTGCATAGAGAtaatcatttgaaaaaaaatactactaatattatgaatgttttaacaaaatttccTTCAATATAGTTAAAAAGCTATATTATGGTAAAGAGATAAGCCACTACAGTCGgtggaaacaaaaaataagagagcATATAATGACTGAGGATGTCCTGTTTAATGAAACCACCAAGGGACAATTTACTTCGATGGCATAATATCATTGACTTGTCTTATTTCTTTATTGTCAAAGTCAACCACTGTTATATAATCATCCTTATTACTATTATTCCTTTTAATCATTTTCAACCAATGATTAGATTCATTCGAACTGTGTATTCAAACTGAATCATTCCAACTTTTATTGACTTCACTTAACtaattgtactttttttttttgtaaacttcactttgcatttacatttacattaatagataaaagataaagaaaggaACCAACATTCAtatttcatgtatatataagtaCGTAACTTTATACAGGAGTAAACATGACACATGATTTTAATTCATATCGGTCCaactctctttttaaaaaaatcagaaaggaCAAATTTCACCCATCACCGAGCACATATATGAGATGGAAATTAAACTTACATTCATCGCCTAGTTTTCTGCCGGGAATTGGCGGAAATCTCGTCATCCTAACTTTCATTGCCACAAGTTAACAACTGATACATGTTTAATTAGACTTTAGATGTATAACTCAATTGTTATGTTATTTAGCGTAAATATATTAACCTAAATGTTATTctattgtttctgtttttagtTCAATTGTTCTTTTCATTATTAACAACCAGagatataaattaaacaagagATCTTCACATGTATAGCTTAGTTTAATTTTCTTAAGAGTCTACAATTACATAACATGCTCTTTTCCGTATGTGCATGTGATTTAAAAACTTATCCCCTCACACTCACATCGACGTAACTAGACACTTATAATCACACAtgattaaaaaatgttaaaccaGTCTATTGTTAgtaactttattatattatctagTAAGCAGGAGAGTCTATTgaaccttatatatataatctccatTTTTATTCGTACTTTATATCATATCATAACGGTTAACTAATTTTATATTGATCAGTTAACCGCGGAACAAACCCTACGAATCTCCCCATCCAAACCCGTCTTGATCTCAATCTGACTCATCTTGGTCATCGATCTGCCGAATTCCATTCCGAACCACAGAAATGGAAACCTTAGTCCTAAAAGCTGTTCCACGATGGCTCGGGTCTGGGGATTAGTCCATAGGACCTGATCAGACTCAAGGACACCTCTACCATTCCTCAAGTTGTTAAGGTACGACGTATCGAACTGATCTCCACTTCCCGCGTCCAGCACAACACGAGTGGCGGGATCGCCGTTGAGAGGACATTGAGATTGAATTTGAGGGACGAAACTAGGGGCGATGGTTGGGTCCGGACTTCCTGTGTTGTTGTAGTTGAAGAACCTGTTCCTAAACACACCACACCCCGCCGTTCCTATCGTGTGTCCAGCTGTTATATACCAAACGCTCTATGTAAATTAGAAGTATCTCGagagaatttcaaaaatgtatactttgtatattattaaaaattatttaatatcatCACCTTGAT harbors:
- the LOC104762560 gene encoding peroxidase 69; this encodes MGRGYNLLSVLVTFLVLVAAVTAQGNRVSNRGGGRRPRVGFYGNRCRNVESIVRSVVQSHVRSNPANAPGLLRMHFHDCFVRGCDGSILLAGNTSERTAGPNRSLRGFEVIEEAKTRLELACPRTVSCADILTLATRDAVVLSGGQSWKVPLGRLDGRISQASDVNLPGPSDPVSKQKQDFAAKTLNTLDLVTLVGGHTIGTAGCGLVRGRFFNFNGTGQPDPSIDPSFVPLIQARCPQNGGTRVELDAGSVDRFDTSFLRNVRSSRVVLQSDLVLWKDTETRVIIERLLGLRRPSLRFGTEFGKSMVKMSLIEVKTGSDGEIRRVCSAIN